The following proteins are co-located in the Paenibacillus sp. JNUCC32 genome:
- a CDS encoding nitroreductase family protein: protein MSATTTTKPDFQTVIQERHSVRQYDPSVKIPREEMEAILKDATLAPSSSNLQPWRFLVIDDADLLKKLHPIANNQEHVLQASAVIAVLGDLKWYEKGEKIYSMSEEAGYMTEEVKQRFIHTAENMYANLAPSIKESIVDVDAGLISMQLMLSARARGYDTVPMGGYNKDRFVEEFHIPSHYRSVMLIAIGKAAAPGRPTVRLPLEDVAFWNEI, encoded by the coding sequence CAAACGGTGATTCAGGAACGCCACTCGGTTCGTCAATACGACCCATCGGTGAAGATTCCAAGAGAAGAGATGGAAGCGATCTTGAAGGATGCTACACTGGCGCCTTCTTCAAGCAACCTGCAGCCATGGCGTTTTCTTGTGATCGATGATGCGGACCTCTTGAAGAAGCTGCATCCGATTGCCAACAATCAGGAGCATGTTCTTCAAGCATCGGCCGTCATCGCTGTATTGGGCGATCTGAAATGGTATGAGAAGGGCGAGAAAATTTATTCCATGTCTGAAGAAGCCGGTTATATGACCGAAGAGGTGAAGCAGCGCTTCATTCATACGGCCGAAAATATGTATGCGAACCTGGCTCCGTCCATTAAGGAAAGCATCGTGGACGTGGATGCCGGACTGATCTCCATGCAGCTGATGCTGAGCGCTCGCGCCAGAGGATACGATACCGTTCCGATGGGCGGATATAACAAGGATCGGTTTGTGGAGGAGTTCCATATTCCTTCCCATTACCGCAGCGTGATGCTGATCGCCATCGGGAAAGCAGCCGCTCCAGGCCGTCCGACGGTAAGATTGCCGCTGGAAGACGTTGCGTTCTGGAATGAAATCTAA